Part of the Bacillales bacterium genome, TCATTTTATTGTTCACGCGTACATTTTTAAAAAAGATGGCCCTAGCTGTTATTCACTTGTTGTCGACATGGAATTCCCGAGACATATCGGTTTTGGAAACGTATCAAAAACAGGAAAGTACGCGTTTTGCTTTCATGTATGCCGTCATTCCCGCCGTGGCAACGACGTACTATTATTTTTATTTCTAAATAAGGAGGTAGTAGTCCGATGCAATCGACCCTTTATGATTTAGCCTACGACTTCACCCAACAGAACGGTCATTTTCTTGTTTTTACCGGAACATCCAAGAAACCGCTGAGACCGGAAGATGTTGTGGAACTTCAGAAAAAAATGATTCAGTCTAATGATATTCCTCGAATGCTGCCTGTTCAGATTGAGGAAATCAATGGTCAAATTCGGCTGCGGTATGAGATGACATCGACAACAATGTTTCGGCCATTTATCCGGGGAAAGAAGCTGTCCATGGAAGACTATTATGAGGTGTTTCTCGGCATCGTTTCCGCGTTGGAGGAAAGTCGAGTTTATATGTTGAACAGCGAGAACCATTTGTTACAAGAAGACTTCATCTTTATTGGGAGAGATATTTATGATGTGCAGCTTGTCTATTTGCCGCTCGTAACCATCCCCGGCAAAAAGCCGGTGACGGAAGATCTCAAAAGCTTGTTGGTGAATACAGCAGGAGAAGTTGAGGGGTTGAACGGCGAGGCGTTCAAAGATATTTTGAACTATACGAAAGATGCCGGATTCCGTTTGAGCGGATTAAAGGAACTTCTGCTTAAACGGCGAAGAGATCACTCGCCGCGTGCGCATACGAACAGGCCAAACGTAGCCGAACCTGAGCCGATTTCCCCTCCTGTCCTCAATGAACCTCCGGAATTTGCTTCGGAACCGATAGAGAAAAGTGAGCAAGCCTTAATAAAAGATTTCGAGAATCCCCCTCAAATAGATTATTCCGAACGGTCCAATCGAAAAATCGAGCGGCCGGCATTTCGTTCGCGAGAGAAAATTTATTTGTTTGCATTCGTGCTCATCGGTCTCGCCATTATTTGGAAGGTCAATGAAATGTACTCGAATCCATACATGATTTACGCATGTGGAGGGATGAGCGCATTGATTGTGGGTGTTGCGGTTGTTTATTGGAAAATGGGCCGGTCGGGTGCAGAACGAGTACCGTCCCCCGGACCCGAAAAGGAAGTTGCCATTCAATCAAATGCACCTGTTGGCTTCAAGGAAATACCGGATGTTCCTGAACCGCTCCAAGGAACGGCTGTGCAGCAACAAGGTCCATTTTATAGAAAAGAATCTGTCGCGTCTTCGACGCTTTCAAATCAAAACGATGATTATTATAACCATTTGCAGCAAAATACGACCTTGCTTTCAGCGTCTGATGAGACGGTTATGCTGAACCATGGTTCGGATGCGGTCGAATCCGAAAACACAAATCCATACTTTGTTGTTGCACGTTCCGGATCGGAAGAAAAGATTGAAATTCATTCGGATGCTTTCGTCATTGGAAGAAGTGTTGATAACACTCAATATGTTGAGGATTCCGCCGGGGTTTCAAGGTTGCATTTGGAAGTGGTCAAGTCTGATGAAGGCTGCGTCGTTAAGGATCTTGGGTCGCGCAACGGAAGCCGGTTGAACGGGCAATCTCTCGTTCCTTACAAACTGTATGAGTTGAACGAAGGTGATGAACTTGAGCTCGGTCAAGTAACCTATTTGTTCCGGGCGGCGAAGGGCTTATGAAAATCCATCAAGGTCAGTGGAATATCGGATTGGCGAGCGACTGCGGCCCTTTGAAAACGAGCAATGAAGACTTCGGTTGGTTCAAAATTACCCACAATGAAGCTGGGGAGGAAGCGGTTCTCGCCATTGTGGCTGACGGTATGGGAGGGTATCAAGCAGGGGATGTCGCAAGCAGGCTTGCCGTTAAGATGATCGCCTCGTGGTGGGAGCAGCAAATCCTTCATTATTTGGATCAAAAGGAACCGTTTCAAAAGCTGTATCATGAATTAAACAAGCGATTCATTGAAATCAACGAGGAATTGCTACGTGTCGGAGTTTACAGAGAAATTCAATTGGGGACGACCCTTTCCGTGATCGTGCTTATTCATGGTCGTTACGTGATTGCTCATGTCGGTGACAGCAGGATTTATCAAGGGACGCGCTCCCGTTTCTTCGTCAAAGAAAATGATGGAACCGAAACACTCCATGAAGGCAGCCGCCTGCAACAATTAACGGAAGATCACTCATGGGTGCAGACGCAAGTTCAACTCGGCCGATTTACAAAGGAAGAGGCACGGAATCATGGAAAACGGAATGTGCTCATCCAATGCCTAGGTATCAAAAAAGACGTCACGCCTTTTCAAACGACCGGTCGTTTTCAGGAGAATGATTTATTTTTGCTTTGCAGCGACGGATTTCATTCATTATTTTCGGACAGGGAGATTGGTCATTTGTTGAACGATGCTCACAAGAAACACGACAGTTTAGAACAGGTAAGCGGTTATCTTGTGCATCTCGCCGAGCGTTCCGGAGCCATCGATAATATTACAGTCTTGCTTTTGCAAGGCATGGCAACACAAAAACGCTCATCGGCTCTTCATAAATTGAAATATTGGATCACACGGCCATAACTAAACATTCAGGAGATGATCCTGGTGGTACAGACGCGTTTAAAGTATGAAGACACGTTAATGAATCGATATCGTATCGTTGCTTTGCTCGGTGCCGGAGGCATGTCGACCGTATATTTAGCGAAAGATTTACGAGCGAACGGCCGGTTATATGCGGTGAAAGAGTCACGAATGGACCCGCGCTGGTCCAAACAGCTGCTCATCGAAGCCAAATTCCTCGGAGATTTAGATCACCTCTATCTTCCCCGCATTGCTGACCTATTTTTATCCAGAGATCAACACTATTTTTACATGGTTCAAGACTATATTTCCGGTGTAACTTTAAAGCAGCTTTTCGCCCAAAGCGAAGGATATTTGCCGGTCGAAAAGGTCCTTAAATATGCGCTGCAAACGTGTGAAGTACTTCAGTATTTGCACAATCAGCAAATTGTTTATAAAGATTTGAAACCAGCGAATCTCATGATTGACGACAAGGATGAAGTGAAGTTGATTGATTTCGGAATTTCTCATCAATTCGGCGATGGATCCATCAAAGGAACGTTAAAAATGGGAACCGTCGGCTTTGCGGCGCCGGAACAATTTCAGAGTCCTCAGGCCGACCCTAGAACCGATCTGTTCTCGCTCGGTGCGATGATGTATTTTTTGTTAACGGGCGGCAATCACGTCTACACCACGGAGGCATTTTTGTTGGACGAAAACCGCGAAGTTCCGCGGAAACTCTCGAAAGTGATTCGATCCATGGTGCAGATCGACCCTAAGGAACGTCCGGCTTCTGTGAGGGAGGTTTTTCCTCACTTTGAGAAGCTCTACAAGCGGCTTACGAAGCGAAGGTTCTTTATTCGGTGATCGAGTTTGTTGCCTAGGAGTGAAAAAGAATGTTCCATTTGCCTATGGTTTTCTTGAGATGGCATTGCGTTAAGGGGGTGTAATTGATGTTGAAAAAAATAATCGGGCTCGTATTGGTGTTTTTCATTCTTTTTACGAGCATTCCCATGGAAGTGGTTGCGGATCAGCCGAACCGTCAATCTGGAACGGGGACTTACTCAACAAACTCAAGCGGGTATTATAAAACGATTGGATACAGTCTTATGTTTGGAGGGTATACGACATCGGTTAGTATTCGTGATGCCGCCGTTTTGGTAAACAAAGAGACTTCTTCCCCTATGTTTAAAAAAGGTTTTTCGGTCGAAGTCCTCCCGGGCAAACGAAGAGAGGCTAGAGGGTCTCTGTATGTTTTGAGATGGGACGGCGTTAAAGTTTGGTATAACTACGCAATATTAATTAACCCGGCCCATTTTAATAAACATGATTTAGTCAGAGGTCGTTCATTTCTTGACAATCTTTATCTTGAATCGAATAGTAAGGATTCGGTCTTATCTGCCAAATTATTAAAGGGCGGTGAAGCATGGATCAATGCGATCATCAGCGGAGAACCGCACGGATCCTATCACTCAAAAATGTATGTGCGCCGTTTATGGACCCAGGGGGCCGGGAATTATTCAGTTCCATCACGGACGTATACCACCGATAAGATTATTAATGCCTTTCATTGGTCCTCTTATACGAAGAGAGTTCTTCGGAAGAAATTTGATAATCACTTTATCTTTCCC contains:
- a CDS encoding DUF6382 domain-containing protein, which codes for MQSTLYDLAYDFTQQNGHFLVFTGTSKKPLRPEDVVELQKKMIQSNDIPRMLPVQIEEINGQIRLRYEMTSTTMFRPFIRGKKLSMEDYYEVFLGIVSALEESRVYMLNSENHLLQEDFIFIGRDIYDVQLVYLPLVTIPGKKPVTEDLKSLLVNTAGEVEGLNGEAFKDILNYTKDAGFRLSGLKELLLKRRRDHSPRAHTNRPNVAEPEPISPPVLNEPPEFASEPIEKSEQALIKDFENPPQIDYSERSNRKIERPAFRSREKIYLFAFVLIGLAIIWKVNEMYSNPYMIYACGGMSALIVGVAVVYWKMGRSGAERVPSPGPEKEVAIQSNAPVGFKEIPDVPEPLQGTAVQQQGPFYRKESVASSTLSNQNDDYYNHLQQNTTLLSASDETVMLNHGSDAVESENTNPYFVVARSGSEEKIEIHSDAFVIGRSVDNTQYVEDSAGVSRLHLEVVKSDEGCVVKDLGSRNGSRLNGQSLVPYKLYELNEGDELELGQVTYLFRAAKGL
- a CDS encoding protein phosphatase 2C domain-containing protein produces the protein MKIHQGQWNIGLASDCGPLKTSNEDFGWFKITHNEAGEEAVLAIVADGMGGYQAGDVASRLAVKMIASWWEQQILHYLDQKEPFQKLYHELNKRFIEINEELLRVGVYREIQLGTTLSVIVLIHGRYVIAHVGDSRIYQGTRSRFFVKENDGTETLHEGSRLQQLTEDHSWVQTQVQLGRFTKEEARNHGKRNVLIQCLGIKKDVTPFQTTGRFQENDLFLLCSDGFHSLFSDREIGHLLNDAHKKHDSLEQVSGYLVHLAERSGAIDNITVLLLQGMATQKRSSALHKLKYWITRP
- a CDS encoding serine/threonine-protein kinase, with translation MVQTRLKYEDTLMNRYRIVALLGAGGMSTVYLAKDLRANGRLYAVKESRMDPRWSKQLLIEAKFLGDLDHLYLPRIADLFLSRDQHYFYMVQDYISGVTLKQLFAQSEGYLPVEKVLKYALQTCEVLQYLHNQQIVYKDLKPANLMIDDKDEVKLIDFGISHQFGDGSIKGTLKMGTVGFAAPEQFQSPQADPRTDLFSLGAMMYFLLTGGNHVYTTEAFLLDENREVPRKLSKVIRSMVQIDPKERPASVREVFPHFEKLYKRLTKRRFFIR